In the Wyeomyia smithii strain HCP4-BCI-WySm-NY-G18 chromosome 2, ASM2978416v1, whole genome shotgun sequence genome, one interval contains:
- the LOC129719848 gene encoding uncharacterized protein LOC129719848: MVTLRQWETHHNSKEVPKYEVLIECLRDQCAVSQSIVPVNPNIDDPRGPRLSATHAAVEMAKRTLPISPVEINLSHLSSDLVADPSYGKPGPIDMIIGAGVYYDLLEAGKKRLSESGPTLQETVFGWVISGRVSDQAPSPCTATYVSSTVDLQELIARFWELEACKVSSTHSLEETACEELFERTTIRDAEGKLVVTLPKRKLEIVKLGESKSIAQKRFASLERKLDANPELKAMYVEFIHEYLLLGHMKKVDDELCQGPVYYLPHHAVIKPESTTTKLRVVFVGAVVQDDLFSIISRFRFHRFAFEYEFNRQINIYKGFYGKILQISP; the protein is encoded by the exons ATGGTAACGCTACGTCAATGGGAAACCCACCACAACTCGAAAGAGGTGCCGAAGTATGAAGTCCTTATAGAGTGCCTCCGTGACCAATGTGCAGTTTCGCAATCGATTGTGCCAGTTAATCCAAACATAGACGACCCACGAGGGCCACGCCTGTCTGCTACGCATGCAGCTGTAGAGATGGCCAAAAG AACGCTGCCGATTAGTCCAGTCGAGATCAACTTAAGCCATCTGTCTAGCGACCTTGTAGCTGATCCATCGTATGGTAAACCGGGACCGATTGATATGATAATTGGTGCTGGAGTATATTATGACTTACTCGAAGCAGGCAAAAAGAGGTTAAGCGAAAGTGGCCCAACATTGCAAGAAACTGTTTTTGGGTGGGTGATCTCCGGACGAGTATCTGATCAAGCTCCCAGTCCATGTACGGCTACCTACGTTAGTTCCACTGTGGATCTCCAAGAGTTAATCGCTAGGTTTTGGGAGTTAGAGGCCTGCAAGGTAAGCAGCACTCACTCACTTGAAGAGACTGCATGCGAAGAACTGTTTGAGCGCACAACCATCCGCGATGCTGAAGGGAAACTTGTagtaacactgccaaaacggaAGTTAGAGATTGTGAAGCTAGGAGAATCGAAAAGCATTGCGCAAAAGCGGTTTGCTAGTTTGGAGAGAAAACTCGACGCTAATCCAGAATTGAAGGCGATGTATGTTGAATTCATCCATGAATACCTGCTATTGGGACATATGAAAAAAGTGGACGATGAACTATGCCAGGGGCCTGTATACTATTTGCCCCACCATGCAGTAATAAAGCCGGAGAGTACAACGACCAAGCTCCGTGTAGTTTTTGTCG GGGCAGTCGTTCAGGACGACTTGTTCTCGATTATTTCCCGTTTCCGCTTCCATCGCTTCGCTTTCGAGTACGAGTTCAACCGCCAGATCAACATCTACAAAGGATTTTATGGAAAGATTCTGCAGATCAGCCCTTAA